One stretch of Hevea brasiliensis isolate MT/VB/25A 57/8 chromosome 12, ASM3005281v1, whole genome shotgun sequence DNA includes these proteins:
- the LOC110651205 gene encoding alcohol dehydrogenase-like isoform X3, with product MASTANQIIHCKAAVSWEAGKPLVIEEVEVAPPQAMEVRIKILYTAICHSDIYFWEAKGQSPLFPRIFGHEAGGIVESVGEGVTELKPGDHVLPIFTGECKDCAHCKSEQSNMCELLRVNPDRGVMIEDGKSRFSIKGKPIYHFVGTSTFSEYTVVHSGCVAKINPSAPLDTVFLLSCGFCTDFWFLFQGFGAAVNVAKPPKGSTVAVFGLGAVGLAAAEGAKFSGASRIIGVDVNPNRLEQAKKFGVTEFVNPKDHNKPVQEVLVEMTNGGVDTSIECTGNIQAMISAFESVHDGWGVAVLVGFPGKDDVFKTHPLNFLTERTLKGTFYGNFKPRTDIPLLVEKYMNKEIELEKFITHSVPFSEINTAFDLMLKGEGIRCLIRMEE from the exons ATGGCAAGTACTGCTAATCAGATTATACATTGCAAAG CTGCTGTTTCATGGGAAGCAGGGAAGCCACTGGTGATAGAAGAAGTAGAGGTGGCACCCCCACAGGCCATGGAGGTCCGCATCAAGATCCTTTATACAGCTATTTGCCACTCTGACATCTACTTCTGGGAGGCCAAG GGACAGAGTCCTTTGTTTCCTAGAATTTTTGGTCATGAGGCTGGAGG GATTGTGGAGAGTGTTGGTGAGGGTGTGACAGAACTCAAACCAGGCGATCATGTCCTCCCTATATTCACAGGGGAATGCAAGGATTGTGCACATTGCAAATCAGAACAGAGCAATATGTGTGAACTCCTCAGGGTCAATCCAGACAGAGGTGTGATGATTGAAGATGGAAAATCAAGATTTTCCATCAAGGGCAAGCCCATTTACCATTTTGTTGGGACTTCCACTTTCAGTGAGTACACTGTGGTTCATTCTGGCTGTGTAGCCAAGATCAACCCTTCAGCTCCTCTTGACACAGTCTTCCTTCTCAGTTGCGGATTTTGCACAG ATTTTTGGTTTTTGTTTCAAGGCTTTGGCGCTGCTGTTAATGTTGCTAAACCTCCAAAGGGCTCAACAGTGGCTGTCTTTGGATTAGGAGCTGTAGGCCTTGCT GCTGCTGAAGGGGCCAAGTTTTCTGGGGCTTCCAGGATTATTGGCGTTGATGTGAACCCTAATAGATTGGAACAAG CAAAGAAGTTTGGCGTAACCGAGTTTGTGAATCCAAAAGATCACAACAAGCCAGTTCAAGAG GTACTTGTTGAAATGACAAATGGAGGTGTAGACACAAGCATAGAATGCACAGGAAATATTCAGGCCATGATTTCAGCATTTGAAAGTGTCCATGAT GGCTGGGGGGTGGCTGTTCTTGTGGGGTTTCCTGGCAAAGATGATGTCTTCAAGACTCATCCCCTCAATTTCTTGACAGAAAGGACTCTCAAGGGTACTTTCTATGGGAACTTCAAGCCCCGGACTGACATCCCTTTACTTGTGGAGAAGTACATGAACAAG GAGATCGAACTTGAAAAGTTCATCACTCATTCAGTACCATTCTCAGAGATCAACACAGCTTTTGATTTAATGCTTAAAGGAGAAGGCATTCGATGTCTCATTCGAATGGAGGAGTAG
- the LOC110651205 gene encoding alcohol dehydrogenase-like isoform X1 produces the protein MASSANQIILCKAAVSWEAGKPLVIEEVEVAPPQAMEVRIKILYTAICHSDIYFWEAKGQSPLFPRIFGHEAGGIVESVGEGVTELKPGDHVLPIFTGECKDCAHCKSEQSNMCELLRVNPDRGVMIEDGKSRFSIKGKPIYHFVGTSTFSEYTVVHSGCVAKINPSAPLDTVFLLSCGFCTGTEIIRTCKPVCICNELKLDFWFLFQGFGAAVNVAKPPKGSTVAVFGLGAVGLAAAEGAKFSGASRIIGVDVNPNRLEQAKKFGVTEFVNPKDHNKPVQEVLVEMTNGGVDTSIECTGNIQAMISAFESVHDGWGVAVLVGFPGKDDVFKTHPLNFLTERTLKGTFYGNFKPRTDIPLLVEKYMNKEIELEKFITHSVPFSEINTAFDLMLKGEGIRCLIRMEE, from the exons ATGGCAAGTTCTGCTAATCAGATTATACTTTGCAAAG CTGCTGTTTCATGGGAAGCAGGGAAGCCACTGGTGATAGAAGAAGTAGAGGTGGCACCCCCACAGGCCATGGAGGTCCGCATCAAGATCCTTTATACAGCTATTTGCCACTCTGACATCTACTTCTGGGAGGCCAAG GGACAGAGTCCTTTGTTTCCTAGAATTTTTGGTCATGAGGCTGGAGG GATTGTGGAGAGTGTTGGTGAGGGTGTGACAGAACTCAAACCAGGCGATCATGTCCTCCCTATATTCACAGGGGAATGCAAGGATTGTGCACATTGCAAATCAGAACAGAGCAATATGTGTGAACTCCTCAGGGTCAATCCAGACAGAGGTGTGATGATTGAAGATGGAAAATCAAGATTTTCCATCAAGGGCAAGCCCATTTACCATTTTGTTGGGACTTCCACTTTCAGTGAGTACACTGTGGTTCATTCTGGCTGTGTAGCCAAGATCAACCCTTCAGCTCCTCTTGACACAGTCTTCCTTCTCAGTTGCGGATTTTGCACAGGTACAGAAATTATAAGAACTTGTAAACCAGTGTGTATCTGTAATGAGTTGAAATTAGATTTTTGGTTTTTGTTTCAAGGCTTTGGCGCTGCTGTTAATGTTGCTAAACCTCCAAAGGGCTCAACAGTGGCTGTCTTTGGATTAGGAGCTGTAGGCCTTGCT GCTGCTGAAGGGGCCAAGTTTTCTGGGGCTTCCAGGATTATTGGCGTTGATGTGAACCCTAATAGATTGGAACAAG CAAAGAAGTTTGGCGTAACCGAGTTTGTGAATCCAAAAGATCACAACAAGCCAGTTCAAGAG GTACTTGTTGAAATGACAAATGGAGGTGTAGACACAAGCATAGAATGCACAGGAAATATTCAGGCCATGATTTCAGCATTTGAAAGTGTCCATGAT GGCTGGGGGGTGGCTGTTCTTGTGGGGTTTCCTGGCAAAGATGATGTCTTCAAGACTCATCCCCTCAATTTCTTGACAGAAAGGACTCTCAAGGGTACTTTCTATGGGAACTTCAAGCCCCGGACTGACATCCCTTTACTTGTGGAGAAGTACATGAACAAG GAGATCGAACTTGAAAAGTTCATCACTCATTCAGTACCATTCTCAGAGATCAACACAGCTTTTGATTTAATGCTTAAAGGAGAAGGCATTCGATGTCTCATTCGAATGGAGGAGTAG
- the LOC110651205 gene encoding alcohol dehydrogenase 2-like isoform X6, with the protein MASTANQIIHCKAAVSWEAGKPLVIEEVVVAPPQAMEVRIKILYTALCHTDVYFWEAKGQSPLFPRIFGHEAGGIVESVGEGVTELKPGDHVLPIFTGECRACAHCKSEQSNMCELLRINTERGVMIEDGKSRFSIKGQPIYHFLGTSTFSEYTVVHSGCVAKINPSAPLDTVFVLSCGFCTGFGATVNVAKPPKGSTVAVFGLGAAAEGARFSGASRIIGVDVNPNKFEQAKKFGVTEFVNPKDHNKPVQEVLVEMTNGGVDTSIECTGNIQAMISAFESVHDGWGVAVLVGFPGKDDVFKTHPLNFLTERTLKGTFYGNFKPRTDIPLLVEKYMNKEIELEKFITHSVPFSEINTAFDLMLKGEGIRCLIRMEE; encoded by the exons ATGGCAAGTACTGCTAATCAGATTATACATTGCAAAG CTGCTGTTTCATGGGAAGCAGGGAAGCCACTGGTTATAGAAGAAGTGGTGGTGGCACCCCCACAGGCCATGGAGGTCCGTATCAAGATCCTTTATACAGCTCTTTGCCACACTGATGTCTACTTCTGGGAGGCCAAG GGTCAGAGCCCTTTGTTTCCTAGAATTTTTGGTCACGAGGCTGGAGG gATTGTGGAGAGTGTTGGTGAGGGAGTGACAGAACTCAAACCAGGCGATCATGTCCTCCCTATATTCACCGGGGAATGCAGGGCTTGTGCACACTGCAAATCAGAACAGAGCAATATGTGTGAACTCCTCAGGATTAATACAGAAAGAGGTGTGATGATTGAAGATGGAAAATCAAGATTTTCCATCAAGGGCCAGCCCATTTACCATTTTCTTGGGACTTCCACTTTCAGCGAGTATACTGTGGTTCATTCTGGTTGTGTAGCCAAGATCAACCCTTCAGCTCCTCTTGACACAGTCTTTGTTCTCAGTTGCGGATTTTGCACAG GATTTGGCGCTACTGTTAATGTTGCTAAACCTCCAAAGGGCTCCACAGTTGCTGTGTTTGGATTAGGAGCT GCTGCTGAAGGGGCAAGGTTTTCTGGGGCTTCCAGGATTATTGGCGTTGACGTGAACCCAAATAAATTTGAGCAAG CAAAGAAGTTTGGTGTAACCGAGTTTGTGAATCCAAAAGATCACAACAAGCCAGTTCAAGAG GTACTTGTTGAAATGACAAATGGAGGTGTAGACACAAGCATAGAATGCACAGGAAATATTCAGGCCATGATTTCAGCATTTGAAAGTGTCCATGAT GGCTGGGGGGTGGCTGTTCTTGTGGGGTTTCCTGGCAAAGATGATGTCTTCAAGACTCATCCCCTCAATTTCTTGACAGAAAGGACTCTCAAGGGTACTTTCTATGGGAACTTCAAGCCCCGGACTGACATCCCTTTACTTGTGGAGAAGTACATGAACAAG GAGATCGAACTTGAAAAGTTCATCACTCATTCAGTACCATTCTCAGAGATCAACACAGCTTTTGATTTAATGCTTAAAGGAGAAGGCATTCGATGTCTCATTCGAATGGAGGAGTAG
- the LOC110651205 gene encoding alcohol dehydrogenase-like isoform X2 produces the protein MASSANQIILCKAAVSWEAGKPLVIEEVEVAPPQAMEVRIKILYTAICHSDIYFWEAKGQSPLFPRIFGHEAGGIVESVGEGVTELKPGDHVLPIFTGECKDCAHCKSEQSNMCELLRVNPDRGVMIEDGKSRFSIKGKPIYHFVGTSTFSEYTVVHSGCVAKINPSAPLDTVFLLSCGFCTDFWFLFQGFGAAVNVAKPPKGSTVAVFGLGAVGLAAAEGAKFSGASRIIGVDVNPNRLEQAKKFGVTEFVNPKDHNKPVQEVLVEMTNGGVDTSIECTGNIQAMISAFESVHDGWGVAVLVGFPGKDDVFKTHPLNFLTERTLKGTFYGNFKPRTDIPLLVEKYMNKEIELEKFITHSVPFSEINTAFDLMLKGEGIRCLIRMEE, from the exons ATGGCAAGTTCTGCTAATCAGATTATACTTTGCAAAG CTGCTGTTTCATGGGAAGCAGGGAAGCCACTGGTGATAGAAGAAGTAGAGGTGGCACCCCCACAGGCCATGGAGGTCCGCATCAAGATCCTTTATACAGCTATTTGCCACTCTGACATCTACTTCTGGGAGGCCAAG GGACAGAGTCCTTTGTTTCCTAGAATTTTTGGTCATGAGGCTGGAGG GATTGTGGAGAGTGTTGGTGAGGGTGTGACAGAACTCAAACCAGGCGATCATGTCCTCCCTATATTCACAGGGGAATGCAAGGATTGTGCACATTGCAAATCAGAACAGAGCAATATGTGTGAACTCCTCAGGGTCAATCCAGACAGAGGTGTGATGATTGAAGATGGAAAATCAAGATTTTCCATCAAGGGCAAGCCCATTTACCATTTTGTTGGGACTTCCACTTTCAGTGAGTACACTGTGGTTCATTCTGGCTGTGTAGCCAAGATCAACCCTTCAGCTCCTCTTGACACAGTCTTCCTTCTCAGTTGCGGATTTTGCACAG ATTTTTGGTTTTTGTTTCAAGGCTTTGGCGCTGCTGTTAATGTTGCTAAACCTCCAAAGGGCTCAACAGTGGCTGTCTTTGGATTAGGAGCTGTAGGCCTTGCT GCTGCTGAAGGGGCCAAGTTTTCTGGGGCTTCCAGGATTATTGGCGTTGATGTGAACCCTAATAGATTGGAACAAG CAAAGAAGTTTGGCGTAACCGAGTTTGTGAATCCAAAAGATCACAACAAGCCAGTTCAAGAG GTACTTGTTGAAATGACAAATGGAGGTGTAGACACAAGCATAGAATGCACAGGAAATATTCAGGCCATGATTTCAGCATTTGAAAGTGTCCATGAT GGCTGGGGGGTGGCTGTTCTTGTGGGGTTTCCTGGCAAAGATGATGTCTTCAAGACTCATCCCCTCAATTTCTTGACAGAAAGGACTCTCAAGGGTACTTTCTATGGGAACTTCAAGCCCCGGACTGACATCCCTTTACTTGTGGAGAAGTACATGAACAAG GAGATCGAACTTGAAAAGTTCATCACTCATTCAGTACCATTCTCAGAGATCAACACAGCTTTTGATTTAATGCTTAAAGGAGAAGGCATTCGATGTCTCATTCGAATGGAGGAGTAG
- the LOC110651205 gene encoding alcohol dehydrogenase 2-like isoform X5, which translates to MASTANQIIHCKAAVSWEAGKPLVIEEVVVAPPQAMEVRIKILYTALCHTDVYFWEAKGQSPLFPRIFGHEAGGIVESVGEGVTELKPGDHVLPIFTGECRACAHCKSEQSNMCELLRINTERGVMIEDGKSRFSIKGQPIYHFLGTSTFSEYTVVHSGCVAKINPSAPLDTVFVLSCGFCTGFGATVNVAKPPKGSTVAVFGLGAVGLAAAEGARFSGASRIIGVDVNPNKFEQAKKFGVTEFVNPKDHNKPVQEVLVEMTNGGVDTSIECTGNIQAMISAFESVHDGWGVAVLVGFPGKDDVFKTHPLNFLTERTLKGTFYGNFKPRTDIPLLVEKYMNKEIELEKFITHSVPFSEINTAFDLMLKGEGIRCLIRMEE; encoded by the exons ATGGCAAGTACTGCTAATCAGATTATACATTGCAAAG CTGCTGTTTCATGGGAAGCAGGGAAGCCACTGGTTATAGAAGAAGTGGTGGTGGCACCCCCACAGGCCATGGAGGTCCGTATCAAGATCCTTTATACAGCTCTTTGCCACACTGATGTCTACTTCTGGGAGGCCAAG GGTCAGAGCCCTTTGTTTCCTAGAATTTTTGGTCACGAGGCTGGAGG gATTGTGGAGAGTGTTGGTGAGGGAGTGACAGAACTCAAACCAGGCGATCATGTCCTCCCTATATTCACCGGGGAATGCAGGGCTTGTGCACACTGCAAATCAGAACAGAGCAATATGTGTGAACTCCTCAGGATTAATACAGAAAGAGGTGTGATGATTGAAGATGGAAAATCAAGATTTTCCATCAAGGGCCAGCCCATTTACCATTTTCTTGGGACTTCCACTTTCAGCGAGTATACTGTGGTTCATTCTGGTTGTGTAGCCAAGATCAACCCTTCAGCTCCTCTTGACACAGTCTTTGTTCTCAGTTGCGGATTTTGCACAG GATTTGGCGCTACTGTTAATGTTGCTAAACCTCCAAAGGGCTCCACAGTTGCTGTGTTTGGATTAGGAGCTGTAGGCCTTGCT GCTGCTGAAGGGGCAAGGTTTTCTGGGGCTTCCAGGATTATTGGCGTTGACGTGAACCCAAATAAATTTGAGCAAG CAAAGAAGTTTGGTGTAACCGAGTTTGTGAATCCAAAAGATCACAACAAGCCAGTTCAAGAG GTACTTGTTGAAATGACAAATGGAGGTGTAGACACAAGCATAGAATGCACAGGAAATATTCAGGCCATGATTTCAGCATTTGAAAGTGTCCATGAT GGCTGGGGGGTGGCTGTTCTTGTGGGGTTTCCTGGCAAAGATGATGTCTTCAAGACTCATCCCCTCAATTTCTTGACAGAAAGGACTCTCAAGGGTACTTTCTATGGGAACTTCAAGCCCCGGACTGACATCCCTTTACTTGTGGAGAAGTACATGAACAAG GAGATCGAACTTGAAAAGTTCATCACTCATTCAGTACCATTCTCAGAGATCAACACAGCTTTTGATTTAATGCTTAAAGGAGAAGGCATTCGATGTCTCATTCGAATGGAGGAGTAG
- the LOC110651205 gene encoding alcohol dehydrogenase-like isoform X4, protein MASSANQIILCKAAVSWEAGKPLVIEEVEVAPPQAMEVRIKILYTAICHSDIYFWEAKGQSPLFPRIFGHEAGGIVESVGEGVTELKPGDHVLPIFTGECKDCAHCKSEQSNMCELLRVNPDRGVMIEDGKSRFSIKGKPIYHFVGTSTFSEYTVVHSGCVAKINPSAPLDTVFLLSCGFCTGFGAAVNVAKPPKGSTVAVFGLGAVGLAAAEGAKFSGASRIIGVDVNPNRLEQAKKFGVTEFVNPKDHNKPVQEVLVEMTNGGVDTSIECTGNIQAMISAFESVHDGWGVAVLVGFPGKDDVFKTHPLNFLTERTLKGTFYGNFKPRTDIPLLVEKYMNKEIELEKFITHSVPFSEINTAFDLMLKGEGIRCLIRMEE, encoded by the exons ATGGCAAGTTCTGCTAATCAGATTATACTTTGCAAAG CTGCTGTTTCATGGGAAGCAGGGAAGCCACTGGTGATAGAAGAAGTAGAGGTGGCACCCCCACAGGCCATGGAGGTCCGCATCAAGATCCTTTATACAGCTATTTGCCACTCTGACATCTACTTCTGGGAGGCCAAG GGACAGAGTCCTTTGTTTCCTAGAATTTTTGGTCATGAGGCTGGAGG GATTGTGGAGAGTGTTGGTGAGGGTGTGACAGAACTCAAACCAGGCGATCATGTCCTCCCTATATTCACAGGGGAATGCAAGGATTGTGCACATTGCAAATCAGAACAGAGCAATATGTGTGAACTCCTCAGGGTCAATCCAGACAGAGGTGTGATGATTGAAGATGGAAAATCAAGATTTTCCATCAAGGGCAAGCCCATTTACCATTTTGTTGGGACTTCCACTTTCAGTGAGTACACTGTGGTTCATTCTGGCTGTGTAGCCAAGATCAACCCTTCAGCTCCTCTTGACACAGTCTTCCTTCTCAGTTGCGGATTTTGCACAG GCTTTGGCGCTGCTGTTAATGTTGCTAAACCTCCAAAGGGCTCAACAGTGGCTGTCTTTGGATTAGGAGCTGTAGGCCTTGCT GCTGCTGAAGGGGCCAAGTTTTCTGGGGCTTCCAGGATTATTGGCGTTGATGTGAACCCTAATAGATTGGAACAAG CAAAGAAGTTTGGCGTAACCGAGTTTGTGAATCCAAAAGATCACAACAAGCCAGTTCAAGAG GTACTTGTTGAAATGACAAATGGAGGTGTAGACACAAGCATAGAATGCACAGGAAATATTCAGGCCATGATTTCAGCATTTGAAAGTGTCCATGAT GGCTGGGGGGTGGCTGTTCTTGTGGGGTTTCCTGGCAAAGATGATGTCTTCAAGACTCATCCCCTCAATTTCTTGACAGAAAGGACTCTCAAGGGTACTTTCTATGGGAACTTCAAGCCCCGGACTGACATCCCTTTACTTGTGGAGAAGTACATGAACAAG GAGATCGAACTTGAAAAGTTCATCACTCATTCAGTACCATTCTCAGAGATCAACACAGCTTTTGATTTAATGCTTAAAGGAGAAGGCATTCGATGTCTCATTCGAATGGAGGAGTAG